A DNA window from Pseudomonas sp. B21-056 contains the following coding sequences:
- the tssC gene encoding type VI secretion system contractile sheath large subunit, translating into MSTHAALQQRQDQDHGEYSILETIIAQTRLTPDDEAYDIAKRGVSAFIEELLKPQNSGEPVKKAMVDRMIAEIDAKLSRQMDEILHHPEFQALESAWRGLQLLVDRTNFRENIKIEMLNVSKSDLLDDFEDSPEVMQSGLYKHIYTAEYGQFGGQPVGAIIANYFMSPSSPDVKLMQYVASVACMAHAPFIAAAGPKFFGLESFTGLPDLKDLKDHFEGPQFAKWQSFRQSQDARYVGLTVPRFLLRPPYDPEENPVKSFVYKETVANSHEHYLWGNTAYAFGTRLTDSFARFRWCPNIVGPQSGGTVEDLPLHHFESMGEIETKIPTEVLVSDRREYELAEEGFISLTMRKGSDNAAFFSASSVQKPKFFGISAEDKEAELNYKLGTQLPYMMIVNRLAHYLKVLQREQLGSWKERTDLERELNNWIRQYVADQENPSAEVRGRRPLRAARIVVSDVEGEPGWYRVSLNVRPHFKYMGADFTLSLVGKLDKA; encoded by the coding sequence ATGAGCACCCATGCAGCACTGCAACAGCGCCAGGACCAGGACCATGGCGAATACAGCATTCTCGAAACCATCATCGCCCAGACCCGCCTGACGCCGGACGATGAAGCCTATGACATTGCCAAGCGCGGCGTGTCGGCTTTCATCGAGGAATTGCTCAAACCACAGAACAGCGGCGAGCCGGTCAAGAAAGCCATGGTCGACCGCATGATCGCCGAGATCGATGCCAAGCTCAGCCGCCAGATGGACGAGATCCTCCATCATCCGGAGTTCCAGGCTCTGGAGTCGGCATGGCGCGGTCTGCAGCTATTGGTTGACCGCACCAACTTCCGCGAAAACATCAAGATCGAGATGCTCAACGTCTCCAAGAGCGACTTGCTGGATGACTTCGAGGATTCGCCGGAGGTCATGCAATCGGGCCTATACAAACACATCTACACCGCCGAATACGGTCAGTTCGGCGGCCAGCCCGTAGGGGCGATCATTGCCAACTACTTCATGTCCCCAAGCTCGCCGGACGTGAAACTCATGCAATACGTTGCCAGTGTGGCCTGCATGGCCCATGCGCCGTTCATCGCCGCGGCCGGCCCGAAGTTCTTCGGCCTGGAAAGCTTCACGGGCCTGCCGGACCTCAAGGACCTGAAAGACCACTTCGAAGGCCCGCAATTCGCCAAGTGGCAGAGCTTCCGTCAGTCGCAAGACGCTCGCTACGTCGGCCTGACCGTCCCGCGTTTCCTGCTGCGTCCCCCGTACGATCCGGAAGAGAACCCGGTGAAGTCGTTCGTGTACAAGGAAACCGTTGCCAACAGCCACGAGCATTACCTGTGGGGTAACACGGCGTATGCGTTCGGCACGCGGCTGACCGACAGCTTCGCCAGGTTCCGCTGGTGCCCGAACATCGTCGGCCCGCAAAGCGGCGGTACGGTTGAAGACCTGCCGTTGCATCACTTCGAAAGCATGGGCGAAATCGAAACCAAGATTCCGACCGAAGTATTGGTTTCCGATCGTCGCGAATACGAGCTGGCCGAAGAGGGATTCATTTCCCTGACCATGCGCAAAGGCAGCGACAACGCCGCGTTCTTCTCCGCCAGCTCCGTACAGAAGCCAAAGTTCTTCGGCATCAGCGCCGAGGACAAGGAAGCCGAGCTGAACTACAAGCTGGGTACCCAGCTGCCGTACATGATGATCGTCAATCGCCTGGCTCATTACTTGAAAGTCTTGCAGCGCGAGCAATTGGGCTCATGGAAGGAGCGCACGGACCTGGAGCGCGAGCTCAATAACTGGATCCGCCAATACGTTGCCGACCAGGAGAACCCAAGCGCCGAAGTCCGTGGCCGGCGGCCCCTGCGGGCGGCCAGGATCGTCGTCAGCGATGTTGAAGGCGAGCCCGGCTGGTACCGGGTCAGTCTCAATGTTCGTCCTCACTTCAAGTACATGGGGGCCGATTTCACCTTGTCGCTGGTCGGCAAGCTGGACAAGGCATAA
- the tssA gene encoding type VI secretion system protein TssA encodes MTYANKLSAHYLDIAKTPVSKDSFAGVDVRFSNEFEALESELGKAQSIHACGQVDWLKILEQSEALLRTQSKDLRVAAWLIWALYQRESFQGLLAGLRLLHYLCKHHWPEIHPAKARTRAASISWLLPRLEQALGEEVAIKEQLPLFRDLLAQLEGLEAVCTTHLGNDAPLILPLSRRLDTVIRRVTEHSSEPAAIETVVAQVKQAASQLLNPSAHIETEKEAHKALRVQQEGARSLCAWWLKQKATDVRALRLNRVLPWLAIDAVPERNAEQVTLLRGLPPDKLKGYQDSLQRGSYADLLVEIEASLAKAPFWLDGQRLAWECLQGLGAEPAMRELEVHFALFIQRLPGVIELRWHDGVPFADPATRAWIAAQVMPHLQYPSASPAVDVADKQAPWELALEEAQAIVLREGLKPAVQFLRQGMQAANGARERFLWRFAMARLCFSAKKYELAKVQLEALDQRLQSPELNAWEPELALQVLHLLHHCCELLPQNHPVRERKEETFRRLCHLDLERVIE; translated from the coding sequence TTGACCTACGCAAACAAACTGTCCGCCCATTACCTGGATATCGCCAAGACACCTGTTTCCAAGGACAGCTTCGCAGGCGTGGACGTGCGTTTTTCAAATGAATTCGAAGCGTTGGAAAGCGAGCTGGGGAAAGCCCAATCCATCCATGCGTGTGGCCAAGTCGATTGGCTGAAGATCCTTGAACAAAGTGAAGCCCTGTTGCGTACCCAGTCGAAAGACCTGCGAGTGGCGGCCTGGCTGATATGGGCGTTGTACCAGCGTGAATCGTTCCAGGGTTTATTGGCCGGTCTCCGCCTCCTGCACTACTTGTGTAAACACCATTGGCCCGAGATCCATCCCGCCAAGGCAAGAACCCGTGCAGCCAGTATCAGTTGGTTGTTACCGCGCCTGGAGCAGGCGCTGGGGGAAGAGGTTGCAATCAAAGAGCAATTGCCGCTTTTCCGGGATCTGCTGGCACAACTGGAAGGCCTTGAGGCCGTGTGCACCACTCACCTCGGGAATGACGCCCCCCTGATACTGCCGCTGAGCCGCCGGCTCGACACTGTGATCCGGCGCGTTACCGAGCATTCGTCAGAACCCGCCGCCATCGAGACGGTGGTGGCTCAGGTGAAGCAAGCCGCCAGCCAACTGCTCAACCCCAGCGCTCATATCGAAACCGAAAAAGAAGCCCACAAGGCGCTGCGCGTCCAGCAGGAAGGTGCTCGTTCGCTGTGCGCCTGGTGGCTCAAGCAGAAAGCTACCGACGTTCGCGCCCTGCGCCTGAATCGCGTCTTGCCCTGGCTGGCCATCGACGCGGTACCTGAGCGCAACGCCGAACAGGTCACGCTGTTGCGCGGGCTGCCGCCGGACAAGCTCAAGGGCTATCAGGACAGCCTCCAACGGGGCAGCTATGCGGATTTGCTGGTGGAGATCGAGGCCAGCCTGGCGAAAGCGCCGTTCTGGCTCGACGGCCAGAGGCTCGCCTGGGAATGCCTGCAAGGCCTGGGCGCTGAGCCGGCCATGCGTGAGCTGGAGGTCCATTTCGCGTTGTTCATCCAGCGCCTGCCGGGCGTGATCGAACTGCGCTGGCATGACGGCGTGCCGTTCGCCGATCCCGCCACCCGGGCGTGGATCGCGGCTCAGGTCATGCCCCATCTGCAATACCCCAGCGCCTCGCCCGCCGTCGATGTTGCCGACAAACAGGCGCCATGGGAGCTGGCTCTGGAAGAGGCTCAGGCGATTGTGCTCAGGGAGGGGCTCAAACCGGCCGTGCAGTTTCTCCGACAGGGCATGCAGGCCGCCAACGGTGCTCGCGAGCGGTTTCTCTGGCGGTTCGCAATGGCCCGGCTGTGCTTTTCGGCCAAGAAATACGAACTCGCCAAGGTCCAGCTCGAAGCGCTCGATCAAAGGCTGCAAAGCCCGGAGCTGAATGCGTGGGAGCCCGAACTGGCGTTGCAGGTATTGCACCTGCTGCACCACTGCTGCGAGTTGCTGCCGCAGAACCATCCCGTGCGCGAGCGCAAGGAAGAGACATTCCGCAGGTTGTGTCACCTCGACCTGGAACGGGTCATTGAATAG
- the tssE gene encoding type VI secretion system baseplate subunit TssE, which produces MTYGSLFERLNGDTEERAGLSREASVMASVAAHLTRMLGTRAGSAQTSSDYGLPDLNDMRLSLHDARSQASSAIRTFIETHEPRLGNVRVTSIPNDANPLCLFFSVDALLDAQGLKRRMNLSVCLDGNGQVKVSQG; this is translated from the coding sequence ATGACTTACGGCAGTCTTTTCGAACGCCTGAACGGTGACACCGAGGAACGTGCGGGGCTGAGCCGCGAGGCCAGCGTCATGGCCTCCGTGGCGGCTCATCTGACCAGGATGCTGGGCACCCGTGCGGGTAGCGCGCAGACGTCATCCGACTATGGATTGCCGGACCTCAACGATATGCGCCTGAGCCTGCATGACGCACGGAGCCAGGCCAGCAGCGCGATCAGGACGTTCATCGAGACCCATGAGCCACGGCTCGGCAACGTCCGTGTCACCTCGATACCGAATGACGCCAATCCGCTTTGCCTGTTCTTCAGCGTTGATGCCTTGCTCGATGCGCAGGGCCTGAAGCGGCGGATGAACCTGTCCGTTTGCCTGGACGGCAACGGTCAAGTCAAGGTCAGCCAAGGATAG
- the tssB gene encoding type VI secretion system contractile sheath small subunit, with product MAKEGSVAPKERINVTFKPATGGAQEEIELPLKLLAIGDYTHRKDDRKIEDRKPISVDKMTFDEVLAKQELSLALSVPNRLQEESDAGELAVQLRLNSMKDFTPAHLVEQLPELKKLMALRDALVALKGPLGNTPAFRKAIEDALTDDDSRGRVLDELGLNAPTTDA from the coding sequence ATGGCCAAAGAAGGCTCGGTCGCCCCCAAGGAACGCATCAACGTCACCTTCAAGCCAGCCACTGGCGGCGCCCAGGAAGAAATCGAACTGCCGCTCAAGCTGCTGGCAATCGGTGACTACACCCACCGCAAGGACGATCGCAAGATCGAGGACCGCAAGCCGATCAGCGTCGACAAGATGACCTTCGACGAAGTCCTGGCCAAGCAAGAGCTGAGCCTGGCCCTGAGCGTACCGAACCGTCTTCAGGAAGAGAGCGATGCCGGCGAGCTGGCCGTTCAACTGCGCTTGAACTCGATGAAGGACTTCACCCCCGCCCACCTGGTGGAACAACTGCCGGAGCTCAAGAAGCTGATGGCGCTACGAGACGCCCTGGTGGCGCTCAAAGGGCCGTTGGGTAACACGCCGGCGTTTCGCAAGGCCATCGAAGACGCACTGACCGACGATGACTCCCGTGGTCGCGTACTGGACGAGCTGGGCCTGAACGCCCCGACCACAGACGCTTGA